The sequence below is a genomic window from Desulfovibrionales bacterium.
GTAAGATGTGTGTAGGACATGACAGGCTCCTTCTGGGTGTAAGGTTGGTCGTGCTTCCTACACTACCAGAAACCCTGTCATGTCTTCTAGTTATCTTAAGTGGTGCACTTGCAACTTGAATTCACCACAAAAAGCGCCACTTGACATCAATAAACAAATTGTTTATAATTAATTTGTGATTCAGTCATTTGCTTCTTCCGAAACGGAACGCTTCTTTGCCACCGGAAAATCGCGCCGCTTGCCGCGGGACATACTGAAGCGTGCAGCGATGCGCTTGACACAGTTGGATGGAGCCGTGCGCCTCGACGATTTGCGAAACCCGCCTTCCAACAGACTGGAAGCGTTGGTTCATGATCGCGCCGGTCAATGGAGCATTCGCATTAACGACCAGTGGCGCGTATGTTTCCGCTTTGAAAATGGTGACGCTTACGACGTTGAAATCGTTGATTATCACTAAAGGAGATACAGATATGGTTAAGAATGGTTTGCCTGCAATTCATCCGGGAGAATTCCTGGCAGAAATCTTGGGAGAGATGGGTATATCTCAGGCCGAGTTCGCTCGCACTATCGGGGTATCGCCGATGCGGATTTCGCATGTAATCAAGGGCGATCGTCCGGTGACGGCGGAACTGGCATTGTTGTTCGGTCGTGCCTTTAACCAGACGCCGCAATACTGGCTCAATCTTCAGGCGTCTTACGATTTAAAAATCGCGAAGGCGAGTATCGGTAAGCGCCTTGCTGGTATACATGCCCTCGCGCATGCCTAATTTCCCGGAATGAAGAATAACGCTGGTAAAAAAGTAACAAAACCTTATTCGATTAATCGTAACCCATAGCTACATATCCATATCAGGCATAATTTACCTTACATAAAAAAATGGCTGCCGGCGATTCTATCTGCCGCCGGCAGCCATTCCTATGCCCGCAAGCGAGCAGGGTATTAGCTGACCCTGATCTCGTAAGCCTTATTGGTATCGACGTGCAACACGTGCACGGCACAACCCAGTCACGGGTCAAAAGAACGTATGACCCGCACCACATTAAACGGATTCTCCGGATCCGGCACCGGAGTCCCGATAAGGGCTTCTTCAATCGGCCCCCTCTGTCCTTTATCGTCACGGGGCGAGGCATTCCAGGTAGTAGGCGCAATCACCTGATATTGGGCTATCTTGCTATTTTTAATCTTGATCCAGTGGCCAACCGATCCCCTGGGAGCTTCACTTAGACCAAATCCCTGACCGGACTTGGGAACGGGTTTCATGATAACACCTGACTCGCCCGGAGTCAATTCATCCAGCCACTGCCCAAGGGCCTTGGCCACCAGATAGCATTCTTCGGCCCGGGCCACGTGCCGCCCCATGATGGAAAAGGCCTTTTCACCAAGATCCCGCATACGCACATCCTTTGCTTCATCAATGCCGAGGAACCTATTGGCCTGTTTGCTCAGTACCGGATTGGTTATCCACATCCTGGCCAGCGGCCCGACCTCATGCGGAAGTCCCTTATACCGGGCCGCCTTGATATAGGAGTAAGCGCCCTTTTTGCCGGGTAGTGGTACGGTTTCTCCTTCCGCAGGGTTCTTCCCGGTGGTGCGATCGTCATACCAGGAATGGGACACGAACTCCTTGATTTTTTTTACGTCTAACGGGTAATCCTTACCATTGGTATAGACGCCACGCTTTAAGAGAAAGGCGTTTTCCTTGTCGTCTAAGGGAAAGACCCCATACGACAGGAAGTTTTTGCAACCCGTGCCAACGTTAAAGAGATCTTTATACGCCCCGCCTATCAGATAGACCGTGGGCAGATAAGTATTGGCAATAAAATCTATAACCTTTTTGGCCCGTTCCTTGTACCCGGAGATCTCTTCCCTGGTGGGGATAGCCGTGGCTCCACCCACGACCATGCCCTGGACGATGGGTCCTTTACCACCCCACATGGCGGTCAGTTCATGGCCGAGGGCCTTTATCTTAAGGGCCTCAAGATACTGATTAACCGCCACCTGGTTTGTTTTTTCATCGAGCCGGTAATCCCCGTCATAACGGGGGACAAAAGGTTCGGTTCCCGGCCCCTTGACATAATCGAGGGCGGCCAGATGATAAAAATGAAGGACATGATCCCATGCATAGTCAGAGCCAAGAATAATATTGCGCAACACCCGGCCGTTCTTTGGGGGTTTCACCTTAAAGGCAGAATCCAGGGTCCTGACCGAGGCGCTGGCATGAGAAGTAGGGCAGACGCCGCATATGCGCTGTGTGATCTGAGAGGCATCCCGCGGGTCTCTGTCTTTCAAGATTATCTCAAATCCCCGGAAGAGGGCGCCGGTGCTGTGGGCATCGACTACCTTTCCGTCCTTGACCTCGACCTCTATTTTTAAGTGGCCCTCAATCCGCGTTACCGGGTCAATTACTATCTTTTTAGCCATGTCTTATCCCTCCCTTCAGCCTGTGGTCTGTTCATAGAGCGGGGCCATCTCATCCCAGAAATTCGGCTGTACGCAGCCGATACAGATGGCGTTCCGCACACACCAGTTGACCTTGTTATTCCACTGACGCTGCCAGCAATCGGCGTAGGTCTCCGGTCCCTTACAGCCGAGCTTCAGGCGACAACCTTCTTCGCCATAGGACCTGGCAAACTTTCCCTCTTCGTAATACTTAAGATAGGGGCAGTTATCATGGATAGTACTGCCGAAGAACAGCAATGGGCGTCTGTATTCATCCAGGGGCGGGATGCCTTTGGTCAGTGCATAAGCAATAGTTCCCACCATCCAATCCGGATGCGGCGGACAACCAGGGACATTAACCACCGGCGTTTTTATCCCGTTTTCCTTGAAGATAGCGGTAACCGGTCTTGCTCCGGTGGGATTGGGCTTGGCCGCCGGGATACCGCCAAAAGAGGCGCAGGTGCCAAAGGCCAGGGTTGCCGCGGCCTTTTTACCCATATCAATGGTAGCATCTAACATAGTAATCTCATGTCCTTGACATTCGCCAACCATACAGAACCGTCCGTCTTCCTTGGTGGGTATAGAACCCTCCACTACCAGATAAAACTTTCCGGCATAATCCTCCGCCACTTTATACATCTTATCCATGGCCAGTTCGCCTTGGGCAGCCATTACCGTAGAATGAAATTTCAGACTGATTATCTTGAGCAGGACGGCGGCAATATCCGGTTCTACGGAATTAAGGAGGGAGACAGAGCAGCCGGTACAACCTGATCCCTGAAGCCATATCACCGGAGGATTACCTGCCAGGGCCTTCTCCAGGGCCTGCACCACATTCGGGATACCCAAACTGGAAAGCCCACATGCTGCTGCGGTACCACCGCATACCTTTAAAAAATTACGCCTTGTAATTTTCATTCACATCTCCTCCTTTCGTGTTTGTTCACCCCAAAGGCGCAAAGATAAGGATATATAGACGCCTCTGGGGTAATTATGCGTGTGCACAAGTTCACAAGCATACCCAAAAAAATTTTGCTGGGCCTGTATCTTCCTGTATCTCTTACCAAATCCTGTTTCATTTCCCCTGAGTCACAATTGCTATGCCCATTTAAAGTAGGCTGACTTATTTCATAAATCCCCTTAACTTTCTTATCGGGAAAGTGGGGCGGGACTTTAATAAGAAAGGTTCCTTAGCGTGAGAAGGGTTCGATTTGAAGATTATGGCCATCCGTGAGGCAGGTGATCGCCCCGTCCCGGTCTGTCCGATAAATGGAGCAGCTCCTATCCATATACCTTCCTACTACGTCAGGGTGGGGAAAAGAGAAGCGATTGAACTGCCCCACAGAGAAAACGACCGCATCGGGGGCCACGGCCCGGATAAACTCCGGCGTATTTGATGTATTGCTGCCGTGATGGGGGGCAAGAAGGACATCGGATTTAAGGGCATAACCCTCTTGCGACAGCTCATTCTCCCTGCATGCGTCGATATCACCGGGAAAAAGAAGGTGTCTGCGGCCATAACTGATTCTGAGGACCAGAGAACGGCGGTTAAGAAGGACGTCCTGTCCGCCCGTCGTGGCCATATCTCCGGACGGGTCGCAGATGTGCCTTGGCGGGCCATAGACATCGACCATAACGCCATTGATATTAAAAGGGTAGTGGCTGTCCATCTTAAATTCCCGGTGAGGGATGCCTTTATGCGAGACCGCTTGTTGCCAGCGGACAAAGGCCTCTGTCTCTACCCGGTCTCCATTCGCCCAGACCTCTTTGACCTTAAAGTTATCCAGCAAGAAGATAAGGCCGCCTATGTGATCAGGATGAGGGTGGGTAAGCACCAGGTAGTCTATAGTCCAAACCCCCTTCGTCCTCAAAAAAGGCGCTATCACCCGCTCGCCGATGTCAAACTGGCCGCTCAGGGTCCCGCCTCCATCGATAATCATGTTCTTTCCACCGGGGAATTGCACGAGCGCGGCATTCCCCTGACCGACATCCAGAAAGGTGGTCCTGAGCATATCAGAATGGTTTTGCTGATAAGCGCCGACCATTTTTACCACGAGAATTATGGATAGACAGGTCAGGCCGCACCATCTGAATGCCTTGCGGCGGGAGGCCATAGTAATGAACAGGACCCCCGCATAAAAAAGGAGTATTTCAAACAGGCAGGGCGGTGTTACCCATAGAGAAGAAAACGGACAGGCCGCAAAAAAATCAATAACCTTCACCATTGCAGTAAGGCTCAGAGACCCTGCCTGCAGAAATATGTCCGCCAGTTTCAGGGAGAGGGGTGACAAAGCAACGGAAACAAGTCCCAGAGGCAATGCCAGCATACCTACCAGGGGGACCACAATAACGTTGGATAAGAGGCCGACAATAGACAGCCGGTGAAAGTGATAGACCACGATCGGCGCCGTACCCAGGGTAGCGATGGCCGATATCAAAAACAGGCCCCATAGCTTATCCACAAACGGGGAAGGCCGCGGACGCAGCCTGGCCAAAGGGTTCTCCCTTTTTCTGTCAAGCCAATCCTGCCGGCGGGGGTAGAAGAAGACTATGGAGAATACGGCGATAAACGATAGCTGAAAGGAGGGGGCATAAAGCGCCGCGGGCGAAAAAAGCAGGATGGCCCACATGGCTATGGCCAGGTTATTGTAAATATCCCACTGCCGGCCCAGTAGGACAGCGGCCAGAAACACAGATACCATGACCATGGCCCGGGTAGAAGGGGGAGACAGGCCGGCCATGGCCCCATAAAACAGGACTATGGGGATAGAAAACAAGGCGGCTATTTTGAAGGCCGGAAATCTCAGGAGCAGGTAAGGGAAAAGTTTTATCAGCCACATGCCAAGGGCATAGGTAACCCCGGCCACCATGCCCATGTGCAGGCCGGAAATGGCCAGAATGTGGGTCACCCCGGCACGGGTAAACGCCTCCTGTACGGGTTTGGGGATACCGCCCCTCTCGCCGATGAGAAGGGCCTTGTATAGGGAGGCCGCTAACGGGGTGGCATGGTTATCCAGAAAGCTCTGGATATGCAAACGGGCGCCTTCAATGAGGCCGGAGAAGGCACGCCAAGGCGTATCTTCGAAAGGGCCGCTCTTGCCAATAACCGTCAGAAGATGCGGGTCAGAGACCCAACCGGTAACATAAACATCTTTGAGGGCCATGTGCTTCTCAAAGTCAAACCCCCCTGGATTCTTAAAGTTAATTACCGGGCGCAGACTGCCCATCCATAAGACTCGATCGCCGCAAGCAAGCCGGGCCGGCGGTCTATCCTTTAGACGCACGAGAATGCGGCCGGTTACGGACCGTATTTCTTCCCGGCCAAGATATTGTTCGGCCCTGATCAACAATTCTGTTCTGTCCGGTAAAAAGACCGGCATTTTTTCCAGGACGCCGGCCAGACGTACACTACGCCCGTCAGCCAGGGACAAAAGGTCCCGGGGCGTATTTTGCTCCGGTGAAAAGGCCCCGGCATGGAGATAACCCAGACACACAAAAAGCAACCAGGACAGTAAGAGGCCGCTCGAAGATGTCCGGCCTGCGGCGGATGCCTTTCCCGGTCTCTTATCCGGGGCGAGATAACTCGAATAAAACAGGATGGCCACAAGGGCGGAAACGGCCCCCAGAGCAAAGTTTATTCCACCCTTAAACGGCAGATGATGGTTTAAGACCAGACCGGTGACAAAGGCGGTGAGCAGGATGGGGAGTAGTCTGTTCAATCACTTTCTTCTTGCACTGTGATCTTGGTTATATCTTTTCTAAACGGCCGGGCAGGTAGTTTAGCGGATCCTGCTAAGTAGTCCTTAAGTCTGGACTGTATCTCCTTTTCTATTCCTTCGGTCAGGTGTTCTATCTGTTTTTGAAGGGCGAGGATCTTTCTTCGCATATCAAGAATTACCTCAATCCCGGCCGTATTTACATCCAGGTCCTGACGCAGGCGCACAATCCTGGCCAATTCTTCCATATCTTTCTCTGTAAAAACGAAACGGCCGGACTCCTTCCCGGGCTGCAGGAGCCCTTCGCACACATAAAGACGTATGGTGCGGGTGCGAATCCCCAGCCGTCTCGCTACCTCGGTTATAGTATAAATGCGCATTTCTTATTTACCGTCCCCTTTTTTGACCGCCATGTTCTCTTTAAGCTCGCGGAACAGGGTCTCCGAACGGCTATCCAGGCGGCGGGGGATAGCCACCTCGATCTCGACAAATTGATCCCCCCGTGCCCCTCCTTTGAGCGGAGGCGCGCCCTTTCCTTTGAGCCGAAATCTCTGCCCGTTTTGCGTCCCGGGCGGCACGGTCATCTCTACCCGCCCATAGAGTGTATCCACAGAGACCTTTCCTCCGAGGACAGCCGTGAAAAGATCAACCGTAGTCTTAACCTGGATATTATTCCCTTCACGGCGGAATACAGGATCGGGTCTAACCTTGATTTCGATGTAAAGATCGCCTGGCGGGCCGCCATTATATCCGGGATATCCCTTACCAGCCAGCCTGATCCTGGAGCCGTTATCCACTCCTTGAGGTATGTGCACGTCAAAGCGCTTCTCTGTCCTCACCATGCCCATCCCATGACAAACCGGGCAACCCTTTGTGCCGATACGCCCCCTGCCGCCGCAACGGCCGCAGGTCGTAACTACATGCACCGCTCCTTTCCGGCTCGCTTTTTGCCCGCTCCCTTTGCAATCAGGACATGTCTCGCCGCTATAGGGATCAATGCCGTTCCCTGCGCATTTCTTGCATGGCTCCTCTTGAGCCAGGCTAACCTGGGTTTTTGTCCCAAAAACTGCGTCGCGGAATCCCACTTCCAGAACAGTATAAAGATCATCCCCCCGCATTGGTTGGGGGCGATAAGAAGCCTTTTCTCCAAAGAGATTTTCAAAGATAGAACTGAAACCCCCTCCGGACTCCGAGGTAAACCGGCCGAAATCAAATACCCTCTCTCCGCCCGGATAGGTATAGCTATAGGAAGAAGCAGCGCTTCTCAGGCGGTCATATTCGGCCTTTTTTTCCGGCCGGCTGAGGATATCGTAGGCCTCGCTGATTTCTTTAAATTTTGCCTCTGCCTCTTTATCACCGGGGTTGACATCCGGGTGGTGCTTGCGCGCCAGCTTGCGGTAGGCCTTTTTGATCTCTTCATCCGTGGCCTCGGGTTTCACCCCCAGGATGTCGTACAGGTCTTTTTGGATCATGGGTTATGGGCCTTGTTCAGCCGCCAGGAATAGTTACCTTACTTCTTACCCCACTTCTTGAGATTGGCGCGCGCTGCCTCGGCCTGTTCACTCTTGGGATATTCTTCGAGCAATTTTTCCATGAGGAACCTGGCCGTTTTTGTGTCCCCGAGATGATGAAAGGCCAGCCCTTGTTTCAGTAGGGCGGCGGGAACCTTAGTCCCTTTATGTTCACGGACGACCTTTTCATATTCCAGGATAGCCTCTTCGTAGCGCTCCTGCTGGTAATAACATTCTCCAAGCCAGTACCCGGCATTGCCGGCCAATTCAGAATCAGGGTATTCCTTTAAAAAAGTCCTGAATTTCTCTATAGCCTGTCTGTACGCATTTTCTTTATAAAGCTTGTAGGCCTCATCATAATCTTCCTTTGCCGATTTCCGGGCTTTTATCTTTGTCTTTTCTATGGTAACCGCCTGCCCGGTCACTGCGCGCCCGGGCGCATCTGCGACCGGTGTATCGCTTTTTACCTCTTTACCGGCAGACTTATCCTCATGTGAAACATTTTTCTCCAGAACGCCTATCCTGGCCTGAAGACTGTTTATCTGGTCAGAGAGTTTTTGCATCTTTTCGGCCAAGACCTTATCTTCCGCCTCGCTCCGGCCTGTTAACTCCTGCCAGCGATTTTCCTGCCGCTCCATCTTGTCCTGCAGGCGCATCATCTCCATCTTGATATCCTCAAGCTGTATCCCCATATCGGCCTGTTTCTTGCTTATAACTTCCACAGACTTGACTGTGTCCATGCTTCTCAGCCCTTCCTTCATCTTGGAAACCTGCTCTTGCAGGCTGCTGATCTCTTTATAGACTTCGCCTGTCTGCCTGCTCAAGACATTGATCTTGTCATTTAATATGAGGACATCTTCCTGCACGGCGCAGGCGCTCAGGAGCATAATCATACCCGTAAAGACAAAAGCGAACCGTTTCATAATGTTGTACCCCTTTCAGTTAAGCCGGCGTGACCAGCAAGGTTGTGTCTGCGCGCCGAGCGCAGATGCGCCCGGGCGCGCGCTGTTTATAATCCTGCGCTGGCCGCTGCCGTCGGAAAACATGACAAAAAGCTGCGGCTGCCCGGACCGGGTGGAGCTGAAGACTATCTGCCGGCTGTCCGGCGACCAGAAGGGACATTCGTTACTCCCGGCGTCATTGGTCAATTGTGTCACACTGCCGTTTTGGACATCAATGGTATAGATGTCAAAATCCCGGCCTTTCATGCCGTTGTAAACTATGCAATCACCGCGGGGTGACCAGTCCGGAGCCGTATTATAAGCCCCGGCAAAGGTCAAGCGGCGCGCATGCATGCTTTGCAGGTCAAGGATGTATATCTGTGGCGCGCCTGAGGAATCGGAGACATAGGCCAATTGTTTACCATCCGGTGACCAGGTGGGGGAGACGTTTATTCCCCAGTTATTGGTCAGACGCCGGATAATACTGCCTTGACGATCGATAAGATAAAGTTGCGAATTGCTTCCGTCCTTTGTCAGCGCAACCGCCAGGAACTTGCCGTCCGGAGACCATGCCGGAGAGACATTGATCCCCTTGAAACTTGCCAGCCTCCGGCTTTTTCCGGTATAGATATTTTTGATGTAAAGGATCGGCCTTCCCTCCCGGTAAGAGGTGTAAACTATCTCCTCCCCATCAGGAGAAAACTTCGGAGAAAGGACGATAGAATGTTCCGAGGTAATGCGGCGCGCGTTCTCTCCATCAAAGTCGGCCACATATATTTCTTTATGGCCGTCCCTGGCCCATACAAAGGCTATTTTAGACTGGCTTACGCCGGGTTCGCCGGTCAGTACCTGAATAACCAGATCACAGAAGCGATGGAGCATGGCCCGATAATTTATCATTTCCCCTTCGTAGCGGCGACCAACGGC
It includes:
- the tolB gene encoding Tol-Pal system beta propeller repeat protein TolB is translated as MAHKLKYLIALMLAGWLLAAGHACARVYIDITSGQTRKISIAVPYFRPPAGATGSLEAGKKFSDTLTHALVFHGIFTAIDPDIYGGSDTSDWSALGAEFVIKGNFKSAGDRLALEMVLIDVAEGKIAVGRRYEGEMINYRAMLHRFCDLVIQVLTGEPGVSQSKIAFVWARDGHKEIYVADFDGENARRITSEHSIVLSPKFSPDGEEIVYTSYREGRPILYIKNIYTGKSRRLASFKGINVSPAWSPDGKFLAVALTKDGSNSQLYLIDRQGSIIRRLTNNWGINVSPTWSPDGKQLAYVSDSSGAPQIYILDLQSMHARRLTFAGAYNTAPDWSPRGDCIVYNGMKGRDFDIYTIDVQNGSVTQLTNDAGSNECPFWSPDSRQIVFSSTRSGQPQLFVMFSDGSGQRRIINSARPGASALGAQTQPCWSRRLN
- a CDS encoding DNA internalization-related competence protein ComEC/Rec2, whose product is MNRLLPILLTAFVTGLVLNHHLPFKGGINFALGAVSALVAILFYSSYLAPDKRPGKASAAGRTSSSGLLLSWLLFVCLGYLHAGAFSPEQNTPRDLLSLADGRSVRLAGVLEKMPVFLPDRTELLIRAEQYLGREEIRSVTGRILVRLKDRPPARLACGDRVLWMGSLRPVINFKNPGGFDFEKHMALKDVYVTGWVSDPHLLTVIGKSGPFEDTPWRAFSGLIEGARLHIQSFLDNHATPLAASLYKALLIGERGGIPKPVQEAFTRAGVTHILAISGLHMGMVAGVTYALGMWLIKLFPYLLLRFPAFKIAALFSIPIVLFYGAMAGLSPPSTRAMVMVSVFLAAVLLGRQWDIYNNLAIAMWAILLFSPAALYAPSFQLSFIAVFSIVFFYPRRQDWLDRKRENPLARLRPRPSPFVDKLWGLFLISAIATLGTAPIVVYHFHRLSIVGLLSNVIVVPLVGMLALPLGLVSVALSPLSLKLADIFLQAGSLSLTAMVKVIDFFAACPFSSLWVTPPCLFEILLFYAGVLFITMASRRKAFRWCGLTCLSIILVVKMVGAYQQNHSDMLRTTFLDVGQGNAALVQFPGGKNMIIDGGGTLSGQFDIGERVIAPFLRTKGVWTIDYLVLTHPHPDHIGGLIFLLDNFKVKEVWANGDRVETEAFVRWQQAVSHKGIPHREFKMDSHYPFNINGVMVDVYGPPRHICDPSGDMATTGGQDVLLNRRSLVLRISYGRRHLLFPGDIDACRENELSQEGYALKSDVLLAPHHGSNTSNTPEFIRAVAPDAVVFSVGQFNRFSFPHPDVVGRYMDRSCSIYRTDRDGAITCLTDGHNLQIEPFSR
- a CDS encoding chaperone modulator CbpM, which encodes MRIYTITEVARRLGIRTRTIRLYVCEGLLQPGKESGRFVFTEKDMEELARIVRLRQDLDVNTAGIEVILDMRRKILALQKQIEHLTEGIEKEIQSRLKDYLAGSAKLPARPFRKDITKITVQEESD
- a CDS encoding type II toxin-antitoxin system RelE/ParE family toxin — translated: MIQSFASSETERFFATGKSRRLPRDILKRAAMRLTQLDGAVRLDDLRNPPSNRLEALVHDRAGQWSIRINDQWRVCFRFENGDAYDVEIVDYH
- a CDS encoding nickel-dependent hydrogenase large subunit, whose protein sequence is MAKKIVIDPVTRIEGHLKIEVEVKDGKVVDAHSTGALFRGFEIILKDRDPRDASQITQRICGVCPTSHASASVRTLDSAFKVKPPKNGRVLRNIILGSDYAWDHVLHFYHLAALDYVKGPGTEPFVPRYDGDYRLDEKTNQVAVNQYLEALKIKALGHELTAMWGGKGPIVQGMVVGGATAIPTREEISGYKERAKKVIDFIANTYLPTVYLIGGAYKDLFNVGTGCKNFLSYGVFPLDDKENAFLLKRGVYTNGKDYPLDVKKIKEFVSHSWYDDRTTGKNPAEGETVPLPGKKGAYSYIKAARYKGLPHEVGPLARMWITNPVLSKQANRFLGIDEAKDVRMRDLGEKAFSIMGRHVARAEECYLVAKALGQWLDELTPGESGVIMKPVPKSGQGFGLSEAPRGSVGHWIKIKNSKIAQYQVIAPTTWNASPRDDKGQRGPIEEALIGTPVPDPENPFNVVRVIRSFDPULGCAVHVLHVDTNKAYEIRVS
- the ybgF gene encoding tol-pal system protein YbgF, with amino-acid sequence MKRFAFVFTGMIMLLSACAVQEDVLILNDKINVLSRQTGEVYKEISSLQEQVSKMKEGLRSMDTVKSVEVISKKQADMGIQLEDIKMEMMRLQDKMERQENRWQELTGRSEAEDKVLAEKMQKLSDQINSLQARIGVLEKNVSHEDKSAGKEVKSDTPVADAPGRAVTGQAVTIEKTKIKARKSAKEDYDEAYKLYKENAYRQAIEKFRTFLKEYPDSELAGNAGYWLGECYYQQERYEEAILEYEKVVREHKGTKVPAALLKQGLAFHHLGDTKTARFLMEKLLEEYPKSEQAEAARANLKKWGKK
- a CDS encoding HigA family addiction module antitoxin, yielding MIAPVNGAFALTTSGAYVSALKMVTLTTLKSLIITKGDTDMVKNGLPAIHPGEFLAEILGEMGISQAEFARTIGVSPMRISHVIKGDRPVTAELALLFGRAFNQTPQYWLNLQASYDLKIAKASIGKRLAGIHALAHA
- a CDS encoding hydrogenase small subunit — encoded protein: MKITRRNFLKVCGGTAAACGLSSLGIPNVVQALEKALAGNPPVIWLQGSGCTGCSVSLLNSVEPDIAAVLLKIISLKFHSTVMAAQGELAMDKMYKVAEDYAGKFYLVVEGSIPTKEDGRFCMVGECQGHEITMLDATIDMGKKAAATLAFGTCASFGGIPAAKPNPTGARPVTAIFKENGIKTPVVNVPGCPPHPDWMVGTIAYALTKGIPPLDEYRRPLLFFGSTIHDNCPYLKYYEEGKFARSYGEEGCRLKLGCKGPETYADCWQRQWNNKVNWCVRNAICIGCVQPNFWDEMAPLYEQTTG
- the dnaJ gene encoding molecular chaperone DnaJ produces the protein MIQKDLYDILGVKPEATDEEIKKAYRKLARKHHPDVNPGDKEAEAKFKEISEAYDILSRPEKKAEYDRLRSAASSYSYTYPGGERVFDFGRFTSESGGGFSSIFENLFGEKASYRPQPMRGDDLYTVLEVGFRDAVFGTKTQVSLAQEEPCKKCAGNGIDPYSGETCPDCKGSGQKASRKGAVHVVTTCGRCGGRGRIGTKGCPVCHGMGMVRTEKRFDVHIPQGVDNGSRIRLAGKGYPGYNGGPPGDLYIEIKVRPDPVFRREGNNIQVKTTVDLFTAVLGGKVSVDTLYGRVEMTVPPGTQNGQRFRLKGKGAPPLKGGARGDQFVEIEVAIPRRLDSRSETLFRELKENMAVKKGDGK